One genomic window of Gimesia chilikensis includes the following:
- the folE2 gene encoding GTP cyclohydrolase FolE2, producing MFEFVSDVLNLKQMDSAEQGRQPLSSAGAGVTPISRVLPDVANESEPHIGGTLDRVGMSGVELVLRLRDAAGEVFRTPARADAAVSLDNERVKGIHMSRLFLSLNNRLADAELSMPVVNEILQDFVKTHADMSSNSYLTLKYEHSMKRPALLSDHAGWRAYPVTIQSAYQQGKFRHQLTVQLTYSSACPCSAALSRQLIQQAFERSFGDRSELSHDEIFEWLGTPDAILAVPHSQRSHADVTVELEEGVDEFPIETLIDYLERVIATPVQTAVKREDEQEFARLNGANLMFCEDAARKLKAALDSYEGVKDFRVEINHLESLHPHDASAVASGSRSV from the coding sequence ATGTTTGAATTTGTATCCGATGTACTGAACCTCAAGCAGATGGATTCTGCAGAGCAAGGCAGACAACCGCTTTCTTCCGCTGGTGCCGGTGTGACTCCGATTTCTCGAGTTTTACCCGATGTTGCCAATGAATCAGAGCCGCATATCGGGGGGACCCTGGATCGGGTAGGGATGTCGGGCGTGGAGCTGGTGCTGCGTCTGCGGGATGCCGCCGGTGAAGTCTTCCGGACCCCGGCACGGGCCGATGCCGCCGTCAGTCTGGACAACGAACGTGTGAAAGGCATTCACATGTCGCGTCTGTTCCTGAGCCTGAACAATCGGCTGGCAGATGCGGAACTGTCGATGCCTGTGGTCAACGAGATCCTGCAGGACTTCGTCAAGACGCACGCCGACATGAGTTCGAACAGTTACCTGACCCTCAAGTACGAGCATTCGATGAAGCGGCCCGCGCTGCTTTCTGATCATGCCGGCTGGCGGGCCTACCCGGTGACGATTCAGAGTGCCTATCAGCAGGGCAAATTCCGCCATCAACTCACGGTGCAGCTGACTTACTCCAGTGCCTGCCCCTGTTCGGCTGCGCTGTCGCGTCAGCTGATCCAGCAGGCGTTCGAACGATCTTTCGGCGACCGGAGCGAGCTCTCACATGATGAGATCTTCGAATGGCTGGGCACGCCGGACGCGATTCTGGCAGTTCCTCACAGCCAGCGCAGTCACGCGGACGTGACCGTAGAACTGGAAGAGGGTGTGGACGAGTTCCCGATCGAGACACTGATCGATTACCTGGAACGGGTGATTGCGACTCCGGTGCAGACCGCGGTGAAACGCGAAGACGAGCAGGAGTTCGCGCGACTGAATGGTGCCAACCTGATGTTCTGCGAAGATGCGGCCCGCAAACTGAAAGCGGCCCTGGACAGCTACGAGGGTGTGAAAGACTTCCGCGTGGAGATCAATCACCTCGAGAGCCTGCATCCGCACGATGCGTCGGCTGTTGCGAGTGGCTCGCGGTCAGTTTAG
- a CDS encoding tetratricopeptide repeat protein, which yields MCCWLCLLMLTGPGCSSWKQKMAMRDSESQELVEQVRVATESGRQEQAAELLKRAVANNPNNAAVRQQLSEFLIANGYSEEAIQQLQRTTVLDPDDPRPYIDLSYLLYEKKQYTDALKNLELGLNLDPTNIRALILKGELEELAGLNGTAIETYHRVLQVDPYNIVSRLKLASLEIKMGEHNRATPILRPICHNNSATIDQRAEAQWLLGIAYGADRRWSDSVASLEESLKNRKDVTADDWYRVAYACLQDGQMEKVYPAVTQALTLNPMHTETNRLSHFLTQQNQPTQIQQASMYTPLQQPGFIRQAPQPIPIQTLTPPQGWEWAARGPEASDLLPLQ from the coding sequence ATGTGCTGCTGGTTGTGTCTGCTCATGCTGACCGGCCCGGGTTGCTCTTCCTGGAAACAGAAGATGGCGATGCGGGATTCGGAATCGCAGGAGCTGGTAGAACAGGTTCGCGTGGCGACCGAGAGTGGTCGACAGGAACAGGCGGCAGAACTGTTGAAGCGGGCGGTGGCCAACAACCCGAACAATGCGGCAGTGCGACAGCAGCTCTCCGAGTTTCTGATTGCCAACGGTTATTCGGAAGAAGCCATCCAGCAGTTGCAGCGGACGACTGTGCTGGACCCCGACGATCCCCGGCCTTACATCGATCTGTCTTATCTGCTGTATGAGAAGAAGCAGTATACCGACGCGCTCAAGAACCTGGAGCTGGGGCTGAACCTCGATCCGACCAACATCCGGGCCCTGATTTTAAAGGGGGAACTGGAAGAGCTGGCCGGTCTGAACGGGACGGCGATCGAGACTTATCACCGTGTATTACAGGTCGATCCTTACAACATCGTTTCCCGTTTGAAGCTGGCGTCGCTGGAAATCAAGATGGGCGAGCATAACCGGGCAACACCAATCCTGCGGCCGATCTGTCATAACAACAGTGCGACCATCGATCAACGGGCCGAGGCGCAATGGCTGCTGGGGATTGCTTATGGAGCCGACCGTCGGTGGAGTGATTCGGTCGCTTCGCTGGAGGAGTCACTAAAGAATCGTAAGGATGTGACTGCCGATGACTGGTATCGCGTGGCTTATGCCTGTCTGCAGGACGGCCAGATGGAGAAGGTGTATCCGGCCGTGACGCAGGCGTTGACCCTGAATCCGATGCATACCGAGACCAATCGCCTGTCACATTTTCTAACCCAGCAGAATCAGCCTACGCAGATCCAGCAGGCCTCGATGTATACACCTCTGCAACAGCCGGGTTTCATTCGCCAGGCACCACAGCCGATTCCCATTCAAACCCTGACGCCTCCTCAAGGCTGGGAGTGGGCTGCGCGCGGACCTGAAGCGTCGGATCTGCTGCCACTGCAATAG
- a CDS encoding coproporphyrinogen-III oxidase family protein translates to MDLETTGTTEIGSYFISNYPPFSQWRQEYVTRIQEVLHQPPDTSIPMGLYIHIPFCRKRCKFCYFRVYEKQNAKTIERYVQALQNEFEMLSQVEAIKGRTLDFTYFGGGTPSYLSSKQLLSVRDRLSSLLNWETAQEVTFECEPGTLNLEKVQTLKEIGITRISLGVESFNDKLLEANGRAHLTPEVYKAYDWIQQVGFPQVNIDLIAGMMGETDDNWSDAVEKAAEFNPDNITIYQMELPHNTIISKEMKEMGIDSPIADWNTKRRWMNEAIETLQGKGYHLASGNELVKNPETDRFVYRDNLFRGNDIIATGVSSFGHMQGVHYQNLDRLEDYLETVESGKLPVNRALEPTEHQRLIREFILQLKEGRVRTQPFMDKFGVKLTEEFSEALQNQQKAGYLNYDDSQVELTRKGILQVDSLLTEYFEPEHRMVRYT, encoded by the coding sequence ATGGATCTGGAAACAACAGGCACTACCGAAATCGGCAGTTACTTTATCTCCAACTATCCCCCTTTTTCGCAGTGGAGGCAGGAATACGTCACCCGTATCCAGGAAGTCCTGCACCAGCCCCCCGATACCAGCATTCCCATGGGGCTCTATATCCATATCCCCTTCTGTCGTAAACGCTGTAAATTCTGCTACTTCCGCGTCTACGAAAAACAGAATGCCAAAACCATCGAACGCTACGTTCAGGCCCTGCAGAACGAGTTCGAAATGCTCAGCCAGGTCGAAGCCATCAAGGGACGCACCCTCGACTTCACCTACTTCGGCGGCGGGACTCCCTCTTACCTGAGCTCCAAGCAGCTCCTTTCGGTTCGCGATCGCCTCTCCAGCCTGCTCAACTGGGAAACCGCCCAGGAAGTCACCTTCGAATGCGAACCGGGCACCCTTAACCTGGAGAAAGTCCAGACCCTCAAAGAAATCGGCATCACCCGGATCTCGCTCGGCGTCGAGAGCTTCAACGACAAACTGCTCGAAGCCAACGGTCGCGCGCACCTCACCCCGGAAGTCTACAAAGCTTACGACTGGATCCAGCAGGTCGGCTTCCCCCAGGTCAACATCGACCTCATCGCCGGCATGATGGGTGAGACCGACGACAACTGGTCGGACGCCGTCGAAAAAGCCGCTGAGTTCAATCCGGATAACATCACCATCTACCAGATGGAGCTCCCGCATAACACAATCATCTCCAAAGAGATGAAAGAGATGGGCATCGACTCCCCCATCGCCGACTGGAACACCAAACGCCGTTGGATGAACGAAGCCATCGAAACTCTGCAGGGCAAAGGCTACCACCTCGCCAGCGGAAACGAACTCGTCAAAAACCCCGAAACAGATCGCTTCGTCTACCGCGACAATCTGTTCCGCGGCAACGACATCATCGCCACCGGCGTCTCTTCGTTCGGTCATATGCAGGGCGTGCATTATCAAAACCTCGATCGACTGGAAGACTATCTCGAAACCGTGGAAAGCGGCAAGCTTCCCGTGAACCGCGCATTGGAACCCACCGAACACCAGCGGCTCATCCGCGAATTCATCCTGCAACTCAAAGAAGGACGCGTCCGTACCCAACCATTCATGGACAAGTTCGGCGTCAAACTCACGGAAGAATTCTCCGAAGCACTCCAGAACCAGCAGAAAGCGGGCTACCTGAATTATGATGATTCCCAGGTCGAACTGACCCGCAAAGGCATCCTGCAGGTCGACAGCCTGCTGACGGAGTATTTCGAACCGGAACACCGCATGGTAAGATACACCTAA
- a CDS encoding NAD(P)/FAD-dependent oxidoreductase has translation MIDSSTTEQPEIEAEYDVIIIGAGPAGTGTGALLAEQGRKTLIVDRAHFPRFHVGESLIPETYWSLKRLGLVEQLKQTAFPKKFSVQFVTDEGVETMPFYFHEYKDHESSQTWQVLRAEFDQMLADNAQNQGATIRTGTQVLDLLTAGEQVTGVRVKLPNQETREIKAKLVVDTSGQSAFIVNRLKLKQADPVLRKGTVWAHFKNAHRDEGIDEGATIILQTEGKHSWFWYIPLPDNVVSVGCTGDMNYMFAKDRGTSEDIFWQEVERCSAIKRRLEHAQPDTEFMTTKDFSYHSSQPVGPGWMLAGDALGFIDPVYSSGVFLALKSGELVADTINEAFEADDFSVERLSQWYPGYRAGVENFRKLVYAFYTPGFSFGSFLRQYPQFKTNLVDILIGDVFKPEVAEMFTVMQDEIPELAMTDDSEVAMKK, from the coding sequence ATGATTGATTCGAGTACAACAGAACAGCCTGAAATCGAAGCCGAATACGACGTGATCATCATCGGGGCCGGCCCTGCCGGTACCGGCACCGGAGCCCTGCTCGCCGAACAGGGGCGCAAAACCCTGATCGTCGACCGTGCTCACTTCCCCCGCTTTCACGTCGGCGAGTCGCTGATTCCGGAGACCTACTGGTCCCTCAAACGACTGGGTCTGGTCGAACAACTCAAGCAGACCGCCTTCCCCAAAAAATTCAGCGTGCAGTTCGTCACCGACGAAGGTGTCGAAACCATGCCCTTCTACTTCCACGAATACAAAGACCACGAAAGCTCGCAGACCTGGCAGGTCCTCCGCGCCGAGTTCGATCAGATGCTCGCCGACAATGCACAGAACCAGGGAGCCACCATCCGTACCGGCACCCAGGTTCTGGACCTGCTCACCGCAGGCGAACAGGTCACCGGTGTTCGGGTAAAACTCCCCAACCAGGAAACCCGCGAGATCAAAGCCAAACTCGTCGTCGATACCAGCGGACAGTCCGCTTTCATCGTCAATCGGCTCAAGCTCAAGCAGGCCGATCCGGTACTCCGTAAAGGAACCGTCTGGGCTCATTTCAAGAACGCCCACCGGGATGAAGGCATCGACGAAGGCGCGACCATCATCCTGCAGACCGAAGGCAAACACTCCTGGTTCTGGTACATTCCACTCCCCGACAACGTTGTCAGCGTCGGTTGTACCGGCGACATGAACTACATGTTCGCCAAAGATCGGGGCACCAGCGAAGACATCTTCTGGCAGGAAGTCGAACGCTGCTCGGCCATCAAACGTCGCCTGGAACACGCCCAGCCCGACACCGAATTCATGACCACCAAGGACTTCTCCTACCATTCCTCGCAACCCGTTGGACCGGGCTGGATGCTCGCCGGCGACGCGCTCGGCTTCATCGATCCCGTCTACTCCAGCGGCGTCTTCCTGGCACTCAAATCGGGTGAACTCGTCGCTGATACCATTAACGAGGCCTTCGAAGCGGACGACTTCTCCGTCGAACGACTCAGCCAGTGGTATCCCGGCTATCGCGCCGGAGTCGAGAACTTCCGCAAACTGGTCTATGCTTTCTACACCCCGGGCTTCAGTTTCGGCAGCTTCCTCAGGCAGTATCCGCAGTTTAAAACCAACCTCGTCGACATCCTCATCGGCGACGTCTTCAAACCTGAAGTCGCCGAGATGTTTACCGTCATGCAGGACGAAATCCCCGAACTCGCCATGACCGACGACTCCGAAGTCGCCATGAAGAAATAA
- the polX gene encoding DNA polymerase/3'-5' exonuclease PolX, which translates to MQNAEIARQFEELADLLEIQGANPFRLRAYRNAARTISGLPDSIQEIVHNDPKELQELPGIGKDLAEKIQTIVESSTLPQLEELKEQIPPDVVRMLDIPGIGPKKVAFLFSELNIHSLDDLKAAAENGVIAEQKGFGKKTEQIILEGLEQLNQIGDRVRLAEAKAQSDAIIADLGQLDSVQHISEAGSCRRRKETVGDLDILVTSSEPDEVMDALADHELVSKVLARGDTKQRVRLNSGLELDLRVVPEESYGAALLYFTGSKEHNIVLRRRSQDRGLKLNEYGLFKKDKLVSGKTEEEVYKSLDLPWIPPEIRENRMEFTAAENNELPELIELKQIRGDLHMHTTATDGKASIQEMAEGALAKGYQYIAITDHSKRVTMANGLDAKRLRAHWKEIEKVQQKVPDIQILKGIECDILEDGTMDLPDDVLSEADWVIAVLHYGLKQPQDQINKRLLNAIQNPHVSILGHLSGRLIGKRPGADLNYGEILKAAADHGVMLEINAHPMRLDIDDIHAARAKELGIPIVINTDAHSVGGLDVMQYGVYQARRAGLTKKDVANTKTWKQFEKLLKKSR; encoded by the coding sequence ATGCAAAACGCTGAAATCGCCCGTCAGTTTGAGGAACTCGCCGACCTCCTGGAAATTCAGGGAGCCAACCCCTTTCGCCTCCGGGCCTATCGCAACGCAGCCCGCACCATCTCCGGCCTGCCCGACTCGATCCAGGAGATCGTCCACAACGATCCCAAAGAACTGCAGGAACTCCCGGGCATCGGCAAAGACCTCGCCGAAAAAATTCAGACCATCGTGGAATCATCCACACTGCCGCAACTCGAAGAGCTCAAAGAACAGATCCCCCCGGACGTCGTCCGCATGCTGGATATCCCCGGCATCGGTCCCAAGAAAGTCGCCTTCCTCTTCTCCGAACTCAACATCCATTCGCTCGACGATCTCAAGGCGGCTGCCGAGAACGGCGTCATCGCCGAACAGAAAGGCTTCGGCAAGAAAACGGAACAGATCATCCTCGAAGGTCTCGAACAGCTGAACCAGATCGGCGACCGCGTCCGGCTCGCGGAAGCCAAAGCCCAGTCCGATGCCATCATCGCCGATCTCGGCCAGCTCGACTCCGTACAGCACATCTCTGAAGCAGGCAGCTGTCGTCGTCGCAAAGAGACCGTCGGCGATCTAGATATTCTCGTCACGTCCAGCGAACCCGACGAAGTCATGGATGCCCTCGCCGATCATGAACTGGTCAGTAAGGTCCTCGCCCGCGGCGATACCAAGCAGCGCGTGCGGCTCAATTCCGGACTGGAGCTCGACCTGCGTGTGGTCCCCGAGGAATCCTACGGCGCCGCCCTGCTCTATTTCACCGGTTCCAAAGAACACAACATCGTCCTCCGCCGCCGCTCCCAGGATCGCGGGCTCAAACTCAACGAATACGGGCTCTTCAAAAAAGACAAACTCGTCTCGGGCAAAACCGAGGAAGAGGTTTATAAATCGCTCGACCTCCCCTGGATTCCGCCCGAAATCCGCGAGAATCGCATGGAGTTCACCGCAGCCGAAAACAACGAACTGCCCGAGTTGATCGAACTCAAACAGATCCGCGGCGACCTGCACATGCACACCACCGCCACTGACGGCAAAGCCTCGATCCAGGAAATGGCCGAAGGAGCGCTCGCCAAAGGTTATCAGTACATCGCCATCACCGATCACTCCAAGCGGGTCACGATGGCCAACGGCCTTGATGCGAAGCGGCTGCGGGCCCACTGGAAAGAAATCGAAAAGGTTCAGCAGAAGGTCCCCGACATTCAGATCCTCAAAGGCATCGAATGCGACATCCTCGAAGACGGCACCATGGACCTCCCCGACGACGTGCTCAGCGAAGCCGACTGGGTCATCGCCGTGTTGCACTACGGACTCAAACAACCGCAGGACCAGATCAACAAACGCCTGCTCAACGCGATTCAAAATCCGCATGTCTCCATTCTGGGGCATCTCTCCGGTCGCCTGATCGGCAAACGACCGGGAGCCGACCTCAATTACGGCGAGATCCTCAAAGCCGCCGCTGACCACGGCGTCATGCTGGAAATCAATGCCCATCCCATGCGACTCGATATCGACGACATTCATGCCGCCCGCGCCAAAGAACTCGGAATTCCGATTGTCATCAACACCGATGCCCACAGCGTCGGCGGACTGGACGTGATGCAGTACGGCGTCTACCAGGCCCGCCGTGCCGGACTGACGAAAAAAGATGTCGCCAACACGAAAACCTGGAAACAGTTTGAGAAACTCCTCAAAAAGTCGCGTTAA
- a CDS encoding 3-keto-disaccharide hydrolase yields the protein MVLKRLLSITCVCLAAVCTVGAEAGDKVVTPKDGVIHLFNGKNLDGLYVWNRGTEYEDPKHIFTVKDGMLHILGDGYGGLITKKDYRDYHMVIEFKWGGKTWGKREDRARDSGVLIHCHGPDGGYGNTWMASIEAQIIEGGVGDILVLTGKDPKTGETLPTSLTTRIKKDRDGEKVWDKDGEEITLSSGRINWWGRDPDWADKVGFRGKDDVESEFGEWTRMDVICDGGKIKYLVNGVVVNAGYNAKPDHGKLLVQTEMAEMWVRKWDLYPLGKAPAYKKDKK from the coding sequence ATGGTTTTGAAACGACTCCTCTCGATCACCTGTGTCTGTCTGGCTGCTGTCTGTACCGTGGGAGCAGAGGCAGGGGACAAAGTGGTCACGCCGAAAGATGGTGTGATTCATCTGTTTAACGGCAAAAACCTGGACGGACTGTATGTCTGGAACCGGGGAACCGAATATGAAGATCCCAAGCACATCTTCACCGTCAAAGACGGCATGCTGCACATTCTGGGTGACGGCTATGGCGGCCTGATCACCAAGAAAGATTACCGCGATTACCATATGGTTATCGAATTCAAATGGGGTGGTAAGACCTGGGGCAAACGGGAAGACCGTGCCCGCGATTCCGGCGTGCTGATTCACTGTCACGGTCCGGACGGGGGTTATGGCAACACCTGGATGGCATCCATCGAAGCCCAGATCATCGAAGGGGGCGTGGGCGATATCCTGGTGCTGACCGGTAAAGACCCCAAGACTGGCGAAACACTGCCGACTTCGCTGACAACCAGGATCAAAAAAGACCGCGACGGCGAAAAGGTCTGGGACAAAGATGGCGAAGAGATCACTCTGAGCTCCGGCCGGATCAACTGGTGGGGCCGTGACCCTGACTGGGCTGACAAAGTCGGTTTCCGTGGTAAAGACGACGTCGAAAGCGAATTCGGCGAGTGGACCCGGATGGACGTCATCTGCGACGGCGGCAAGATCAAGTACCTGGTTAATGGTGTGGTCGTGAATGCCGGCTACAACGCCAAGCCCGATCATGGCAAGCTGCTGGTGCAGACCGAAATGGCGGAAATGTGGGTTCGTAAATGGGACCTGTATCCGCTGGGTAAAGCACCCGCGTATAAGAAAGACAAGAAATAA